From one Streptomyces sp. NBC_01478 genomic stretch:
- a CDS encoding serine/threonine-protein kinase, which produces MSVTPAAGDRIDGRYLLHEPIGTGGMGVVWRAWDERLQRWVAVKCARLDDDRATRRLMGEARNAGKLHHPNIVAVFDYVDEGTTCWIVMEYVPSRSLAQLMAERGPLAPEEAGSIGCRIADALVKSHRAGVVHGDVTPENILVTDEGVARLTDFGISRALGNDATTGTTGTVRGKPRYLAPELAKGQSAGEKADVFSLGASLFAAVEGQSPYGEAEHLMTYLARAVEGHIEPARRAGQLAGPLAALLEVDPGNRPDAAEARKLLTRAAPPPAHIQERLDDRRTLDLESSTLRLGRAARRTRDVLTLSLPRPVRRRPLAITAATLVTVCAVAAGLVVLDPWGSTGAGHKDVGFADARPSASARAGTMGDERTADPCGLVDAASLSRFGHTGLDPDYGEIDRCDVLVHNTSGDDIADLQVNLDADRNDFDDVRSTRLVGNLTVVTVERDGKTCERAVLPTDGTQIRVVGRQLAPSSPDPCQLADAATDHVVGVLADGPVPRRASAPAADSLARLDACTLVDAADLTRVPGVQPANQDRGFGAWDCDWSSDDGKREVEIQFSRDNALDADDGTLVNVAGTKSYYVADEAEDGSCTVRTPHRTYPDSVGDETTELFQLTVYAPRPGRQLCGVAEELAGRVVGNIAKRLPVR; this is translated from the coding sequence GTGTCGGTGACGCCTGCGGCCGGGGACAGGATCGACGGCCGCTATCTCCTGCACGAGCCCATCGGCACCGGTGGCATGGGCGTCGTATGGCGGGCCTGGGACGAGCGGCTGCAGCGCTGGGTCGCGGTCAAGTGCGCCCGCCTGGACGACGATCGGGCCACCCGGCGGCTCATGGGCGAGGCGCGCAACGCGGGGAAGCTGCACCACCCGAACATCGTGGCCGTCTTCGACTATGTCGACGAGGGCACCACCTGCTGGATCGTCATGGAGTACGTCCCCTCCCGCAGCCTCGCCCAACTCATGGCCGAGCGGGGCCCGTTGGCGCCCGAGGAGGCCGGGTCGATCGGCTGCCGGATCGCGGACGCGCTGGTGAAGTCGCATCGCGCGGGTGTCGTGCACGGCGATGTGACACCGGAGAACATCCTCGTCACCGACGAAGGCGTCGCCCGGCTCACCGACTTCGGGATCTCCCGCGCCCTGGGCAACGACGCCACGACCGGCACGACCGGCACGGTGCGGGGCAAACCCCGTTATCTGGCACCGGAGTTGGCGAAGGGGCAGTCCGCGGGCGAGAAGGCGGACGTGTTCTCCCTGGGTGCCTCGCTGTTCGCGGCGGTCGAGGGGCAGTCGCCGTACGGCGAGGCCGAGCACCTCATGACGTATCTCGCCCGGGCCGTCGAGGGGCACATCGAGCCCGCGCGCCGGGCCGGTCAACTGGCCGGGCCGCTGGCCGCGTTGCTGGAGGTCGACCCCGGGAACAGACCCGACGCCGCGGAGGCCCGGAAGCTCCTGACGCGCGCCGCACCGCCGCCCGCGCACATCCAGGAACGGCTGGACGACCGCCGCACACTGGACCTGGAGTCCTCGACCCTCAGGCTGGGCCGCGCCGCCCGCCGCACCCGGGACGTCCTCACCCTCTCGCTGCCGCGCCCCGTACGCCGCCGCCCGCTGGCGATCACGGCGGCGACGCTGGTCACGGTGTGCGCGGTCGCGGCGGGCCTCGTCGTCCTCGACCCCTGGGGCTCAACGGGCGCCGGCCACAAGGACGTCGGCTTCGCCGACGCCAGACCGTCCGCGAGCGCACGGGCCGGGACCATGGGCGACGAGCGTACGGCTGACCCCTGCGGGCTGGTCGACGCCGCCTCGCTCAGCCGCTTCGGCCACACCGGACTCGACCCGGACTACGGGGAGATCGACCGGTGCGACGTCCTGGTGCACAACACCAGCGGTGACGACATCGCCGACCTCCAGGTCAACCTCGACGCGGACCGGAACGACTTCGACGACGTCCGGTCCACCCGTCTCGTCGGCAACCTCACGGTCGTGACCGTCGAGCGGGACGGAAAGACCTGCGAACGGGCCGTCCTGCCCACCGACGGCACCCAGATCCGGGTCGTCGGACGACAGTTGGCCCCCTCGTCACCCGACCCGTGCCAACTGGCCGACGCGGCCACCGATCACGTGGTCGGCGTCCTCGCCGACGGCCCGGTGCCCCGGCGCGCGTCGGCACCGGCCGCCGACTCCCTGGCCCGGCTCGACGCCTGCACCCTCGTCGACGCCGCCGACCTCACCCGCGTCCCCGGCGTCCAACCGGCCAACCAGGACCGCGGGTTCGGCGCCTGGGACTGCGACTGGTCCAGCGACGACGGCAAGCGCGAGGTGGAGATCCAGTTCAGCCGGGACAACGCCCTCGACGCCGACGACGGCACGCTGGTGAACGTCGCCGGCACCAAGAGCTACTACGTCGCGGACGAGGCCGAGGACGGGAGCTGCACCGTACGGACCCCGCACCGCACCTACCCGGACTCGGTCGGCGATGAGACCACCGAACTGTTCCAGCTCACCGTGTACGCACCCCGGCCCGGCAGGCAACTCTGCGGTGTGGCCGAGGAGTTGGCGGGACGGGTCGTGGGGAACATCGCGAAGCGACTGCCCGTGCGATGA
- a CDS encoding alpha/beta fold hydrolase yields the protein MPARQRRLLAAAFTAAACLGAQSLALTTAGAATESTASADVVSRGVTIPAFYTPPTTLPTADGTLIRTEPLPLALSLPGLDGTLPGTATRLMYKSTDSNGQPVAVTGAYIEPSADWSGTGPRPLVAVAPGTLGQGDQCSASMGLEHPLSLNSQTVSVGYEDLAIYRLLAEGVAVVVTDYVGLGATDRLHTYVNRTDEAHAVLDAVRAARSVGGASVTAASPVGLYGYSQGGGATAAAAELQSSYAPDVTLAGTYAGAPPADLTSVTEAIDGSELAGALGWSLNGFLQSDPDLKPLAEAHLNDAGKAALTDLSTMCVADALLGYGYTKSTSWTTDGQSISDIIASTPALKDFLDSQRIGTLKPSGPVRLATGVSDNLVPHAQARGLALDWCAKGANVTYKAVVLPGVGSALLNHFAPLLTDQTDAISWLTDRLTGRPAVSNCWTMPVQP from the coding sequence ATGCCCGCACGCCAACGACGCCTGCTCGCCGCCGCGTTCACCGCCGCCGCCTGCCTCGGCGCCCAATCCCTCGCCCTCACGACGGCCGGCGCCGCAACGGAGTCCACCGCCTCCGCCGACGTCGTCTCCCGAGGCGTCACCATCCCCGCCTTCTACACCCCGCCCACCACCCTCCCCACCGCCGACGGCACCCTGATCCGCACCGAGCCGCTCCCCCTCGCCCTGAGCCTGCCCGGACTCGACGGCACGCTCCCCGGCACCGCGACCCGGCTGATGTACAAGTCCACCGACTCCAACGGACAGCCCGTCGCCGTCACCGGTGCCTACATCGAACCGTCCGCCGACTGGTCCGGCACCGGCCCGCGCCCCCTCGTCGCGGTCGCCCCCGGCACCCTCGGACAGGGCGACCAGTGCTCCGCGTCCATGGGCCTGGAACACCCCCTGTCCCTCAACAGCCAGACGGTTTCGGTCGGTTACGAGGACCTGGCGATCTACCGCCTCCTCGCCGAGGGCGTCGCCGTCGTCGTCACCGACTACGTCGGCCTGGGCGCCACCGACCGGCTGCACACCTACGTCAACCGGACCGACGAGGCACACGCGGTGCTGGACGCCGTACGCGCCGCCCGTTCGGTCGGCGGGGCCTCGGTCACCGCCGCCTCGCCGGTCGGGCTCTACGGCTACAGCCAGGGCGGCGGGGCCACCGCCGCGGCCGCCGAACTCCAGTCCTCCTACGCCCCCGACGTCACCCTCGCCGGGACCTACGCCGGTGCCCCGCCCGCCGACCTGACCTCCGTCACCGAGGCCATCGACGGCAGCGAACTCGCGGGCGCGCTCGGCTGGTCGCTCAACGGATTCCTGCAGTCCGACCCGGACTTGAAGCCCCTTGCCGAGGCGCATCTCAACGACGCCGGAAAGGCCGCGCTCACCGACCTGTCGACGATGTGCGTCGCCGACGCGCTCCTCGGCTACGGCTATACGAAGAGCACCAGTTGGACCACCGACGGGCAGTCCATCAGCGACATCATCGCCTCGACTCCCGCGCTCAAGGACTTCCTCGACAGCCAGCGCATCGGCACGCTGAAACCGTCGGGGCCCGTCCGCCTCGCGACCGGCGTCAGCGACAACCTCGTCCCGCACGCCCAGGCCCGCGGGCTCGCCCTCGACTGGTGCGCGAAGGGCGCCAACGTCACGTACAAGGCCGTCGTCCTGCCCGGCGTCGGCAGCGCGCTCCTCAACCACTTCGCGCCCCTGCTCACCGACCAGACCGACGCCATCTCCTGGCTCACCGACCGCCTGACCGGCAGGCCCGCCGTCTCCAACTGCTGGACCATGCCCGTACAGCCCTGA
- a CDS encoding alpha/beta fold hydrolase: MATYVLVHGGSHGGWCYQRVARILRAAGHDVYAPTLTGLGERAHLLGPGVDLDTHITDVVQVLRYEGLLDAILVGHSYGGMVITGVADRALDRVGHLVYLDAATPANGQSLADLAPELTAASRAMGRVVDGVELVNFPGEGPMPDYGLTDPDDIAWLAPKITPHPWKCFTQPLRLTDEAGVRALPQSQIVCTSTLPYRAPADLEPARAAGRLWDIDTGHDLMVSEPEAVAGFLERVAVAVG, encoded by the coding sequence ATGGCCACTTACGTTCTCGTGCACGGCGGCAGTCACGGCGGATGGTGCTATCAGCGCGTCGCGCGGATCCTGCGCGCGGCCGGGCACGACGTGTACGCCCCGACTTTGACCGGGCTCGGCGAGCGGGCGCATCTGCTCGGGCCCGGGGTCGACCTCGACACCCACATCACCGATGTGGTCCAAGTGCTGCGGTACGAGGGGTTGTTGGACGCGATTCTGGTCGGGCACAGCTATGGCGGGATGGTCATCACCGGTGTCGCCGACCGCGCCCTCGACCGCGTCGGTCACCTCGTCTATCTGGACGCGGCCACCCCGGCGAACGGGCAGTCCCTCGCCGACCTCGCACCGGAGTTGACGGCGGCGTCCCGCGCCATGGGGCGGGTGGTGGACGGGGTCGAGCTGGTGAACTTCCCCGGTGAAGGGCCCATGCCCGACTACGGGTTGACCGATCCGGACGACATCGCCTGGCTCGCGCCGAAGATCACGCCGCACCCCTGGAAGTGCTTCACCCAGCCGCTGCGGCTCACGGACGAGGCGGGAGTGCGAGCGCTGCCCCAGTCCCAGATCGTATGCACGTCCACGCTGCCCTACCGCGCTCCCGCCGACCTCGAACCGGCCCGCGCGGCCGGGCGGTTGTGGGACATCGACACCGGTCACGACCTGATGGTGAGCGAGCCGGAGGCGGTCGCCGGGTTCCTGGAGCGGGTCGCGGTGGCGGTGGGCTGA
- a CDS encoding TetR/AcrR family transcriptional regulator, producing MPAQPPERQPERQGLPDPRVLRSRAALEAALRELVTERDLRQISVADLTKRAGVNRSTFYEHYADVHDLAVAACTATYDQLVAAAPIPHSQLTPDGSPLPNPLPSLFTHVADHAPLYRALLCDEGSARMINHLLHRITLAARISRGLRTGEGTAADTPHDPVSAFLAGAVLGTVIDWLRRDCPGTPEEIGAAVWPYAVACAEVLPGERGDQWAR from the coding sequence ATGCCAGCGCAACCCCCTGAACGTCAACCGGAACGTCAAGGTCTCCCCGACCCCCGCGTCCTCCGCTCCCGCGCCGCCCTCGAAGCGGCCCTGCGCGAACTGGTCACCGAGCGGGACCTGCGCCAGATATCCGTCGCCGACCTCACCAAACGCGCCGGCGTCAACCGCTCCACGTTCTACGAGCACTACGCCGACGTCCACGACCTGGCGGTCGCGGCGTGCACGGCGACGTACGACCAGTTGGTGGCCGCAGCCCCCATCCCGCACAGCCAACTGACCCCGGACGGCAGCCCGTTGCCGAACCCGCTTCCCTCCCTCTTCACCCATGTCGCCGACCACGCCCCCCTCTACCGCGCCCTCCTCTGCGACGAGGGCAGCGCCCGCATGATCAACCACCTCCTGCACCGCATCACCCTCGCGGCCCGCATCAGCCGCGGCCTGCGCACCGGTGAGGGAACCGCCGCGGACACCCCGCACGACCCGGTCTCCGCGTTCCTCGCGGGCGCGGTACTGGGCACGGTCATCGACTGGCTACGACGGGACTGTCCCGGCACGCCGGAGGAGATCGGGGCGGCGGTCTGGCCGTATGCGGTCGCTTGCGCGGAGGTGCTGCCGGGGGAGAGGGGAGATCAGTGGGCGAGGTGA
- a CDS encoding VOC family protein gives MPVELNHTIVHARNNRESAEFLARILGLEVGVEWGPFVPVATSNGVTLDFAGIPAESITPQHYAFLISDDEFDAAFERIRQAGITYFADPHMKQPGEINHHHGGRGLYFLDPAGHGMEIITRPYGSHPETLQR, from the coding sequence ATGCCAGTCGAGTTGAACCACACCATCGTTCACGCCCGGAACAACCGGGAATCCGCCGAGTTCCTGGCGAGGATCCTGGGCCTTGAAGTCGGGGTCGAGTGGGGTCCGTTCGTTCCGGTCGCCACCAGCAACGGCGTCACTCTGGACTTCGCCGGCATCCCGGCCGAGTCGATCACCCCGCAGCACTACGCCTTCCTCATCTCCGACGACGAGTTCGACGCGGCGTTCGAGCGGATCCGGCAGGCCGGGATCACGTACTTCGCCGACCCGCACATGAAGCAACCGGGCGAGATCAACCACCACCACGGCGGCCGCGGCCTGTACTTCCTGGACCCGGCAGGCCACGGCATGGAGATCATCACCCGCCCCTACGGCAGCCACCCGGAGACGCTTCAGCGCTGA
- a CDS encoding lactonase family protein — translation MTSIASITGQVTVLTGSYTPDTGGEGVGLTTLSLTPGDADAVGLRVTDTVAASGASYLAAHPTLPVAYTTHESTAGAVSAFGLREGAAPVPLGAPLTGGANPCHLTVHPSGDYLLTANYGTDTLPGTVAVHRLNGDGRLVDLTDVVEHKGSGPVVGRQEGTHAHQVLVDPAGRYILATDLGADTVFTYELDVTTGTLKPVAASQLRPGSGPRHLAFAPTGDLVLSADELSSTVTCHRYDAETGTLHELSRVPATAVADIPNQPGGIVTSDCGRYVWVTNRGADTVAAFRLTATDLEPLGEVPSGGNWPRGLASVPGGLVVANQHSGTVAVLGVSGDGSLGEAGVVVEVASVVCALVI, via the coding sequence ATGACCAGTATTGCGAGCATTACCGGGCAAGTTACCGTCCTGACAGGTTCGTACACACCGGACACGGGCGGCGAGGGAGTGGGCCTGACGACGCTGAGCCTCACGCCCGGGGACGCAGACGCGGTCGGCCTGAGGGTGACGGACACGGTGGCGGCGAGCGGCGCCTCGTACCTGGCGGCGCACCCGACCCTCCCCGTCGCCTACACCACGCACGAGTCGACGGCGGGTGCGGTGAGCGCGTTCGGTCTCCGGGAGGGCGCCGCGCCCGTGCCGTTGGGAGCGCCCCTGACCGGCGGCGCGAACCCGTGCCACCTGACGGTCCACCCGAGCGGCGACTACCTCCTCACCGCCAACTACGGCACGGACACACTGCCCGGCACGGTCGCCGTACACCGCCTGAACGGCGACGGCAGGCTCGTGGACCTGACGGACGTGGTCGAACACAAGGGTTCGGGCCCGGTGGTCGGCCGCCAGGAGGGCACCCACGCCCACCAGGTCCTCGTGGACCCGGCCGGCCGCTACATCCTGGCCACGGACCTGGGCGCGGACACGGTGTTCACGTACGAACTCGACGTCACCACCGGCACGTTGAAGCCGGTCGCCGCCTCCCAACTCCGCCCGGGTTCCGGCCCCCGCCACCTCGCCTTCGCCCCGACCGGCGACCTGGTCCTCAGCGCCGACGAACTCTCCTCGACGGTGACCTGCCACCGCTACGACGCCGAGACCGGCACCCTGCACGAACTGTCCCGGGTGCCGGCCACGGCCGTGGCGGACATCCCCAACCAGCCCGGCGGCATCGTCACTTCGGACTGCGGCCGCTACGTCTGGGTCACGAACCGGGGTGCGGACACGGTGGCGGCGTTCCGCCTCACGGCCACGGACCTTGAACCGCTGGGCGAGGTCCCCAGTGGGGGGAACTGGCCTCGTGGGCTCGCGTCGGTGCCGGGAGGTCTGGTGGTGGCGAACCAACACAGCGGGACGGTCGCGGTGTTGGGGGTTTCGGGGGACGGGTCGTTGGGGGAGGCGGGGGTTGTGGTGGAGGTGGCTTCGGTGGTGTGTGCGTTGGTGATCTGA
- a CDS encoding sugar kinase — MNSRKPVESDEPYLVTVGETLGVLSAAGPGPLTLGTTLRLGIAGAESNVAVGVSRLGGRATWIGRVSEDELGELVLRELRAEGVTALAVRDPAPTSLLLKEKRTSTHHRMRYYRTATAGVRLAPEDIPEETVAGAAVLHVTGITPALGEGPARAVRRAVDIARDAGVLVSLDINFRSLLWNEDEARAAVLPLLHDSDLVFAGPHEARLAVPDRHEPEELAKGICELGPTGAVIKLGAEGAFALVDGHPYRQPALPARVHDSVGAGDAFVAGYLAELLAGAPPEVRLDTAARLGAFAVGTEGDWEGLPRRAELALLDHHDDVLR, encoded by the coding sequence GTGAACAGCCGCAAGCCGGTCGAGAGCGACGAGCCCTACCTCGTCACCGTGGGCGAGACCCTCGGCGTCCTGTCCGCCGCCGGCCCCGGCCCGCTCACCCTGGGCACCACCCTGCGCCTCGGCATCGCGGGCGCCGAGTCGAACGTGGCCGTGGGCGTCAGCCGCCTGGGCGGCAGGGCGACCTGGATCGGCCGGGTGAGCGAGGACGAGCTGGGCGAGTTGGTGCTACGAGAGCTGCGGGCGGAAGGAGTCACGGCCCTGGCGGTACGCGACCCGGCCCCGACGTCCCTCCTCCTCAAGGAGAAACGCACCAGCACGCACCACCGGATGCGTTACTACCGGACGGCGACGGCGGGCGTCCGGCTGGCCCCCGAGGACATCCCGGAGGAGACGGTGGCGGGGGCGGCGGTCCTCCATGTCACCGGCATCACACCAGCGTTGGGGGAGGGACCGGCGCGCGCGGTCCGGCGCGCGGTCGATATCGCCCGCGACGCCGGGGTGTTGGTGTCCCTCGACATCAACTTCCGTTCCCTGTTGTGGAACGAGGACGAGGCGAGGGCGGCGGTGCTGCCCCTGCTCCACGACAGCGACCTGGTGTTCGCGGGACCGCACGAGGCCCGCCTCGCGGTGCCGGACCGCCACGAACCCGAGGAACTGGCCAAGGGAATCTGCGAGTTGGGCCCGACCGGCGCGGTGATCAAACTGGGCGCGGAGGGAGCCTTCGCCCTCGTCGACGGCCACCCCTACCGCCAACCCGCGCTGCCTGCCCGCGTCCATGACTCGGTGGGCGCGGGGGACGCCTTCGTGGCGGGCTACTTGGCCGAGCTGCTCGCGGGCGCTCCGCCGGAAGTCCGGCTGGACACGGCGGCCCGGCTGGGCGCGTTCGCGGTCGGCACGGAGGGCGACTGGGAAGGCCTGCCGCGCCGCGCCGAACTGGCCCTGCTGGACCACCACGACGACGTACTCCGCTGA
- a CDS encoding bifunctional 4-hydroxy-2-oxoglutarate aldolase/2-dehydro-3-deoxy-phosphogluconate aldolase, translated as MTGQLTGTRVMAILRSADASGLPAAAHALAAGGVTCLEVTLTTAGALEAIARIKDELGAAVSVGAGTVLTAADTRDALAAGAEFLVSPNVEPDVIRTAADEGIPFYPGAWTATEVITAWRAGAAAVKLFPACTGGPTHLAQLRAPLPEIPLMAVGGVDLEAAGLYVAAGALAVGVGSPLLRGADRDPAPEALSALTARARALLKTVRPDTGAKERHL; from the coding sequence GTGACCGGCCAGTTGACCGGCACCCGGGTCATGGCCATCCTCAGGTCGGCCGACGCCTCCGGGCTGCCCGCCGCGGCCCATGCCCTCGCGGCCGGCGGGGTGACCTGCCTGGAGGTCACCCTCACCACCGCGGGCGCGCTGGAGGCGATCGCCCGCATCAAGGACGAACTCGGCGCCGCCGTCTCGGTGGGCGCCGGTACGGTCCTCACCGCGGCCGACACCCGGGACGCGCTGGCCGCGGGCGCCGAGTTCCTGGTCTCCCCGAACGTGGAACCGGACGTCATCCGCACCGCGGCCGACGAGGGCATCCCCTTCTACCCGGGGGCCTGGACGGCGACCGAGGTGATCACGGCCTGGCGGGCGGGCGCGGCGGCCGTGAAACTCTTCCCTGCCTGCACCGGAGGCCCCACCCATCTGGCCCAACTCCGCGCCCCGCTACCGGAGATACCGCTCATGGCGGTCGGCGGCGTGGACCTGGAGGCGGCGGGGCTGTACGTGGCGGCGGGGGCCCTCGCCGTGGGCGTCGGCTCCCCCCTGCTGCGCGGCGCCGACCGGGACCCCGCCCCGGAGGCGCTGAGCGCCCTCACGGCACGGGCACGCGCACTGCTGAAGACGGTCAGGCCCGATACCGGGGCCAAGGAGCGACATCTGTGA
- a CDS encoding carbohydrate ABC transporter permease: MTSPLSTPVSAPEISRPAGQRDTPRPPDRSPNSAPWTPRRLVAGLGTAVLCLGTVLFVLPFVFTIVTSLRTAADVARSPLGIPHSFTLKNFTNAFSQIHYGTSTLNTLLITGLSCILITVLGALAGYPLARITAGWSTAVYRLFILGTSIPVFVVVAPLYLLMRDLNLLDTYAGVVFIYTALNLPLAVFFYTSFIRQVPTDLEEAAALDGCGALRTFFVIILPLLRPVTSTLLTFISLQIWNDLLVPLVFLQDPGKRTVMVNAYSFIDPHTVQPTTLFPAALLGVLPLFVIFIFFQRQMVAGMSAGAVK; encoded by the coding sequence ATGACCTCACCCCTCTCGACTCCGGTCTCCGCACCGGAGATCAGCCGCCCCGCCGGGCAGCGCGACACACCCCGGCCCCCGGACCGGTCCCCCAACTCCGCCCCGTGGACGCCGCGCAGGCTCGTCGCCGGCCTCGGCACGGCGGTGCTCTGCCTCGGCACGGTCCTGTTCGTGCTGCCGTTCGTCTTCACGATCGTGACCTCGCTGCGCACGGCGGCGGACGTGGCACGCTCCCCGCTGGGCATACCGCACTCCTTCACCCTGAAGAACTTCACGAACGCCTTCAGCCAGATCCACTACGGCACCAGCACCCTCAACACCCTTCTGATCACCGGGCTTTCGTGCATCCTCATCACGGTGCTCGGCGCGCTCGCGGGCTACCCGCTGGCCCGGATCACCGCGGGCTGGTCGACGGCGGTGTACCGGCTGTTCATCCTCGGCACGTCGATCCCGGTGTTCGTCGTCGTGGCACCCCTGTACCTGCTGATGCGCGACCTGAACCTGCTGGACACGTACGCGGGCGTCGTCTTCATCTACACCGCGCTCAACCTGCCGCTCGCCGTGTTCTTCTACACCAGCTTCATCCGCCAGGTCCCGACCGACCTGGAGGAGGCGGCGGCCCTCGACGGCTGCGGCGCGCTGCGCACGTTCTTCGTCATCATCCTGCCGCTGCTACGGCCGGTCACCAGCACCCTGTTGACCTTCATCTCGCTCCAGATCTGGAACGACCTCCTCGTCCCCCTCGTCTTCCTCCAGGACCCGGGCAAGCGCACGGTCATGGTGAACGCGTACTCCTTCATCGACCCGCACACCGTGCAGCCGACCACCCTCTTCCCGGCCGCGCTGCTCGGCGTCCTGCCCCTCTTCGTCATCTTCATCTTCTTCCAGCGCCAGATGGTCGCCGGAATGTCGGCGGGAGCGGTGAAGTGA
- a CDS encoding carbohydrate ABC transporter permease, protein MFHRRRATMAAFLLPAIAVYALFILYPLFKGVYLSFTDSVGGPISHFVGTDQYKAMADDPAVSAALWHTVLYAVVVVVVQNGLGLLFASMLFRRPRVRKALNVVLLTPTLISPLMAAFIWSYLFAPNGGLNALLDGVGLGALKHVWLGDPSTALYSVATVNIWMFTGYSCAIFLASYMSMPTELLEAAALDGASGWRRFRSIEWPLLAPALTVNVTLSLIGSLKVFEFPLVLTNGGPAGATDTLTLLVYRNIFGGGKFAYGVALAVLLLVTVVVLSSATNSLLRLRERRV, encoded by the coding sequence GTGTTCCACCGACGGCGTGCCACCATGGCCGCCTTCCTGCTCCCCGCGATCGCCGTGTACGCGCTCTTCATCCTGTACCCGCTGTTCAAGGGCGTGTACTTGAGCTTCACCGACAGCGTCGGCGGCCCGATCTCCCACTTCGTCGGCACGGACCAGTACAAGGCGATGGCGGACGACCCGGCGGTCTCCGCGGCGCTGTGGCACACGGTCCTCTACGCCGTCGTGGTCGTCGTCGTGCAGAACGGCCTCGGGCTGCTCTTCGCGTCGATGCTGTTCCGCCGCCCGAGGGTCCGAAAGGCCCTGAACGTCGTCCTGTTGACCCCGACGCTGATCTCGCCGCTGATGGCCGCGTTCATCTGGTCGTACCTCTTCGCACCGAACGGCGGGCTCAACGCCCTGCTCGACGGGGTCGGCCTCGGCGCGCTCAAGCACGTCTGGCTCGGCGACCCGTCGACCGCGCTGTACTCGGTCGCGACCGTCAACATCTGGATGTTCACCGGCTACTCGTGCGCGATCTTCCTCGCCAGCTATATGAGCATGCCGACCGAACTCCTGGAGGCCGCCGCCCTGGACGGAGCGAGCGGCTGGCGGCGCTTCCGCAGCATCGAATGGCCGCTGCTGGCACCCGCGTTGACCGTCAACGTGACGCTCAGCCTGATCGGTTCGCTCAAGGTCTTCGAGTTCCCGCTCGTCCTGACCAACGGCGGCCCGGCCGGCGCCACCGACACCCTGACCCTGCTCGTGTACCGGAACATCTTCGGCGGCGGGAAGTTCGCCTACGGCGTCGCCCTCGCGGTGCTGCTCCTGGTGACCGTGGTCGTCCTGTCCAGCGCGACCAACTCCCTGCTCAGGCTGCGCGAACGGCGCGTGTGA